TCGTACGCCGCATTGCGCCACACCGTGCGCCCGTCAGCCGTGCTCCGCCAGGCCGGCGATGGCATGATGTCGGCCGCGGCCCTGAGATGGGACAGCAGGCATTGGTCGACAGCCAACCGATGGCGGTCGCCCGGGGTCAATGGCGGTGCTTCGAGAACCATCCGTATCATGCCACCGACAGGCACGCAGCGAAGCTGCACATCGGGATCGTCCGCCGCGGCAAAGGTGCCGGCCTGTTGCGGCATTGCCGCCGGAAGGGTCGGAAACCGCGGTTCGAGGATCCGGTACAACGCCGCCCAATCGGTTTCCGGCCGCAGACCGGTCGGAAGCAGGGATTCGGCTGCCGGGGTGCAATGGATGACCACGCCGTCGCCTAGCAGGAACGCCACTTCGTCATCCGGCCGAGCCTCTGGCATGGGCGAGCGTGTGTGTCGGCCTGGCCGGGAGAACACCGAAAGGGCAAGCGCGACAAAACCCGCACCGGCTCCAAGCCCCATGGCCATCCACTCGGACATGCAGAACCCTCCGTTCCTGTACCGAAACGGCTAGTCAATCGGAGTTAAACACGGGTTAACGAACCTGTTAAACTTCGATCGGACGGTTCTCGCCCAACGCGGTTCCGTGGCTTGCTGCCTCGGACACGATCTTTTCGCGCGGCCAAACCACCTCGACGATGGCTCCGCGCCGCTCGAGCGTTTCGGTTGAAAAAGGGTCGGACCCGTTGGCAAAGCTCAGCTGTGCGCCGGTACGTTCAAGCAGCGTCTTCGCAATGAACAGACCCAGCCCCATGCCCTCGTATTCCGGGCGCGTCTTGCGGTCGGTTTCGGACCGGCGCTTGCGGACGAAGGGATCGCCGATGCGTCCGATCAGGTGCGGCGGGAACCCACGCCCGTCGTCGAGGATGCGCACCGACACGATATCGTCTGTCCAGAGCGCCTCGATCCAGATGGTGGACCGTGCGAAGTCCACCGCGTTCTGCACGAGGTTGCGCATGCCATGGATGATCTCGGGTCTGCGCAGGATCATCGGCTGCGCGGCGTCGCCTCCCGGACCGATGGCCAGTTCGATCAGGATTTCCTTTCCGCGTCCCTGGTGCGGTTCGGCGGCTTCGCGGATCACCTCGGCCAGCGGGGCTTGCCGCATGTGAAGATCGTCTTTGCCGGCGCGCCCCATCGACCGCAGGATATCTCGACAGCGGTCGGCCTGGTCACGGATCAGCCGCGCGTCCTCCTGCAATTCGGGCTTGTCGTCCAGTTCCTCGATCAGTTCCGCCGATGTCAGTTTGATGGTGGCAAGCGGCGTTCCCAGTTCATGCGCCGCGGCTGCGACGACGCCTCCGAGATCGTTCAGCTTTTGCGCCCGGGCCAGGGCCATCTGCGTCGCAGACAAAGCATCCGACATGGCATGCATTTCCCGCGAGATCCGGCGCGCATAGATCGAGATGAAGATCAACGCGATGGTGATCGCCGCCCATTGGCCAAAGACAAAGATGTCGGGCACCCGCATGATAAAACCCATGTCGGTCCGCAACGGCAGGTGATAGAACACCATGGTCGAAACCAGGACAAAGGCCGTCGTCCCCAAAAGAAGGGTCGACCGCAGGGTCAGCACCGTCGCCGATACCGTGACCGGTCCCAGAACCAGCAGCGAGAACGGGTTGTGCAGCCCGCCGGTCAGGAACAGCAGGAAACACAGTTGCAGCAGGTCGAACATGACCATCAGCAGGTTTTCGGTCTCGCTCAGGCGCTTGTTTTCCGGAAACACGGCTATCGCGATCAGGTTGCCGATCACCGACACACCGACGGCCAGGTAGCACAGGCCCAGTTCAAGCTGCAGGTTGTAAAGCCGCTGCGCTACGGTGATCGCGGTCAGTTGCCCGACGATGGCGAACCATCGCAACAGGATCATGGTGCGCAAGCGTATGAAGTTGCTGCGCCGCTGTTCCCCGAAGAATCCGAGTTCGCTGTCGGTCATGTGCGCCTTTTCGTCACTTGTGTCCGCTTTGACAATGGTTAGGTCTGATCGGGCCGGGCGCAATGGGAGAGTCGAGATGAGCCGGATTGCCGCGATTTCCGCAGGGGTTGCCGTTGTGGCGCTGTTGGGCGGTGTCTATCTTGCCGGTTTCGGCGGCGCGTCGGACCAGTTCGCCGATTGCCGCACCGGTGCCGTCGCCGGCGGCACGACGCAGATCGGCGGCCCGTTCGAATTGCTGAACGCGCAAGGCGAGACGGTAACCGATGCCGATGTCATCACCGGCCCCAGCCTGATCTATTTCGGCTATACCTTCTGCCCCGATGTCTGTCCGCTCGATACCTATCGCAACGCCGAGGCGGTCGATCTGCTCGAGGCGCAGGGGCACATGGTCACGCCGATCTTCATTTCCATCGACCCGACCCGGGACACGCCGCAGGTGGTGGGCGAATTCGCGGCCAATCTGCACGATCGGATGATCGGCTTGACCGGTTCGCCCGAACAGGTCTCGGCCGCTTCGAAGGCCTACCGCACCTATTACAAGGCACATGACGCCGAGGACGAATTCTATCTCGTCGACCATTCGACATTCACCTATCTCGTGCTGCCCGAACACGGTTTCGTCGAGTTTTTCCGCCGCGAGGTTTCGCCCCAGGAGATGGCCGACCGCGTCGCGTGCTTCGTCGACGCGGCCTGACCACATCTCATCGGTGTTTGACCGCCGCTGGGGGCGGGGCTAATACTCCTTGGGGATAAAGGCATTGCCGGGAGGAGCGGGCTTTGGCGGAACGGCTTGAAGATATCGGCGAGGACCGATCGCTGCTTTTGGTGGACGATGACGAACCGTTCCTGAGGCGACTGGCGAAAGCGATGGAAAAGCGCGGGTTCGAAGTGGAAACCGCCGCATCCGTGGCCGCTGGCACGGCCATCGCGACTGCCCGCCCGCCGGCCTTTGCCGTCGTCGATTTGCGGCTCGAAGACGGCAACGGGCTGGACGTGGTCGAAGTGCTTCGAAACAAGCGACCCGATAGCCGGGTCGTTGTGCTGACGGGCTATGGCGCGATCGCCACCGCAGTGGCTGCGGTCAAGATCGGCGCCACGGATTATCTGTCGAAACCCGCCGATGCCACCGACATCACCAACGCGCTGCTGGCCAAGAACGACGACCTGCCGCCGCCACCGGAGAACCCGATGAGCGCCGACCGCGTGCGGTGGGAACATATCCAGCGGGTCTACGAGCTGTGCGACCGCAACGTCTCGGAAACCGCGCGGCGACTGAACATGCACCGCCGGACCCTGCAACGCATCCTGGCCAAGCGCAGCCCACGCTGACATCGGTATGCCGGGTTAAAGGTCGTAGCGTTTCATGATCCGAGGGGCGATCGGGGCGTCTGCCCATGTCTTCCAGTCTTCGAAGCCACGGCTTTGGTAATATGCCAGCCCTCCGGCGTTGTCGGTGCGGATCACCGCAATGATGGCCGCATAGCCCAGTTGTCGGGCGGCGCGCCGCGAAGCGTCGAACAAGGCGGACCCGATCCCGATCCCGGTGACACCGGACCGCACATAAGTCGCAATGTCGCAACAGTCCGGCGGCAGGCCAGGATGGGGTTCGACATATTGAAAGCCCAGGATATCGCCGTGATCATCCTCGGCCACGTGCCAGGCCGATCTGTCCGGAGCGCCTTGCATCCACTTGGCGATGTCCGCCGCCGTCAGCGGTGCGCAAACCGCTGTTGTTCCACCCGCTGCCACGATCTCGTTCAGCAGAACGGCGATATCGCGGCAATCGAGCCGACCCGCGGGGCGAACCGCAAAGGGCGCGGCACCTTTTCGGGAAGGGCCGCGTCGCCTGCCGGGCACAGTCATAGCGGGAACCGCTTGACGATGCGGTCAACCGAAGTGCCGTCGGGGCGGACGTGGTCGTCCGACCAGACCTCGAAATCCCTGAACCCCATCCGGCTGTAGAAGGTCAGGCCAAGGGCGTTGTCTGCGGTGATCTTGGCCAGGATCGCGACGCCGCCGCGCGCGCGGCAATCGGCCAGGGTCTTGTCGAACAGGGCACGTCCGGCGCCGCGCACCGGGTGCTTTCTGTCGGTGAAGCTGCCGATGGAATAGAGGCCGTCGCCGACATCGAAAGCGGCCTGGAAGCCGACGATCCTGTCACCCGACAGAACGACATTCGCCACGGCGGGATCGCGGAAATACTCGGTGGCAAAGCTGTCTTTGTCGAAAGGCTCCTCATGCGCGGTGCTGCCGCCCAGGGCGATGATGTGGTTGATGATGTCAACGCAGGCGGGAACGTCGCTGCGCTGCATGTCCCGAACGGTCAGGGTCATATCGCGTCCAGCAGCGTCTGGTGGCGTGTCGTGAAATCGGTGCGCACCTCGAGCGGCGGGCGCAGACGGATCGCAAGGTCTGCGATCAGGTCGAGATCCGGCGCGCCAAAGAACTTGTCGGCTTCGGCGCGGGTGAACCCTGCGATCTGCGTCGCTTCCATCCAGGCGCTGATGCGGTCTGCCTTCTTGATCAGCTTCTTCAAGGGCGCCGGCGTGATGGCCGGCAGGCCAAAGCGGATATGCACTGCCGCGGCCAGCCGGTCGTCCAGCGCGCCGTAGGCCGGGCCGACCGCGGATTTCACCGGCGAAATCATGTCGCC
This sequence is a window from Thalassococcus arenae. Protein-coding genes within it:
- a CDS encoding HD family hydrolase; translation: MLSGRRLDLLDPTPMDIEIEDIAHGLAFVARWNGQTRGDFAYSVAEHSILVEEIFSRMVRNAGPAARLTALLHDAPEYVIGDMISPVKSAVGPAYGALDDRLAAAVHIRFGLPAITPAPLKKLIKKADRISAWMEATQIAGFTRAEADKFFGAPDLDLIADLAIRLRPPLEVRTDFTTRHQTLLDAI
- the regB gene encoding sensor histidine kinase RegB, with translation MTDSELGFFGEQRRSNFIRLRTMILLRWFAIVGQLTAITVAQRLYNLQLELGLCYLAVGVSVIGNLIAIAVFPENKRLSETENLLMVMFDLLQLCFLLFLTGGLHNPFSLLVLGPVTVSATVLTLRSTLLLGTTAFVLVSTMVFYHLPLRTDMGFIMRVPDIFVFGQWAAITIALIFISIYARRISREMHAMSDALSATQMALARAQKLNDLGGVVAAAAHELGTPLATIKLTSAELIEELDDKPELQEDARLIRDQADRCRDILRSMGRAGKDDLHMRQAPLAEVIREAAEPHQGRGKEILIELAIGPGGDAAQPMILRRPEIIHGMRNLVQNAVDFARSTIWIEALWTDDIVSVRILDDGRGFPPHLIGRIGDPFVRKRRSETDRKTRPEYEGMGLGLFIAKTLLERTGAQLSFANGSDPFSTETLERRGAIVEVVWPREKIVSEAASHGTALGENRPIEV
- a CDS encoding GNAT family N-acetyltransferase, encoding MTLTVRDMQRSDVPACVDIINHIIALGGSTAHEEPFDKDSFATEYFRDPAVANVVLSGDRIVGFQAAFDVGDGLYSIGSFTDRKHPVRGAGRALFDKTLADCRARGGVAILAKITADNALGLTFYSRMGFRDFEVWSDDHVRPDGTSVDRIVKRFPL
- a CDS encoding GNAT family N-acetyltransferase, with protein sequence MTVPGRRRGPSRKGAAPFAVRPAGRLDCRDIAVLLNEIVAAGGTTAVCAPLTAADIAKWMQGAPDRSAWHVAEDDHGDILGFQYVEPHPGLPPDCCDIATYVRSGVTGIGIGSALFDASRRAARQLGYAAIIAVIRTDNAGGLAYYQSRGFEDWKTWADAPIAPRIMKRYDL
- a CDS encoding ActR/PrrA/RegA family redox response regulator transcription factor encodes the protein MAERLEDIGEDRSLLLVDDDEPFLRRLAKAMEKRGFEVETAASVAAGTAIATARPPAFAVVDLRLEDGNGLDVVEVLRNKRPDSRVVVLTGYGAIATAVAAVKIGATDYLSKPADATDITNALLAKNDDLPPPPENPMSADRVRWEHIQRVYELCDRNVSETARRLNMHRRTLQRILAKRSPR
- a CDS encoding SCO family protein, which translates into the protein MSRIAAISAGVAVVALLGGVYLAGFGGASDQFADCRTGAVAGGTTQIGGPFELLNAQGETVTDADVITGPSLIYFGYTFCPDVCPLDTYRNAEAVDLLEAQGHMVTPIFISIDPTRDTPQVVGEFAANLHDRMIGLTGSPEQVSAASKAYRTYYKAHDAEDEFYLVDHSTFTYLVLPEHGFVEFFRREVSPQEMADRVACFVDAA